A genomic window from Triticum urartu cultivar G1812 chromosome 7, Tu2.1, whole genome shotgun sequence includes:
- the LOC125518476 gene encoding uncharacterized protein LOC125518476, whose product MLFVPAQLPHPSAVTARALVGFDFCRSSLLPSSADRTLPRATPCNAATSWLLPTVPGNLKALITRPDLLSLETFLARDEDDKDPLSFRVLCLVECRMNLLLLFFTSLHGLWHVLTYNQWSANSTLRCFISKLRVWAIKRYFIHGHFYWHLHFQSELLVLDVCTMEFSAVDLPPEQLGNSSFLIVETLEGTLGMLTRGFDEDSDDDRYWLTYSIMRNNQWHFEKIIWLPVKRAILVGVTGVYLIIEAVYTTSSHDERKSGYFSVDLKILQVELFAAPSKPIYPC is encoded by the exons ATGCTCTTCGTCCCAGCCCAGCTGCCGCACCCCTCCGCCGTCACCGCCCGCGCCCTCGTCGGCTTTGACTTCTGCCGCTCCTCCCTCCTGCCATCCTCTGCCGACC GGACCTTGCCGCGTGCGACCCCGTGCAACGCTGCTACGTCCTGGCTGCTGCCCACAGTCCCCGGCAATTTGAAAGCGCTGATCACTAGGCCGGATCTCCTCAGTCTGGAAACGTTCCTTGCTCGCGACGAGGATGACAAGGACCCTTTATCATTCAGGGTGCTATGCCTCGTGGAATGCAGAATGAATCTTCTGCTTCTCTTCTTCACCTCTTTGCATGGACTATGGCATGTTCTCACTTACAATCAATGGAGTGCTAATTCTacattgagatgcttcatttcaAAACTACGAGTTTGGGCTATCAAGCGTTATTTCATCCACGGGCATTTCTATTGGCATTTGCATTTCCAGAGCGAGTTGCTTGTGCTTGACGTGTGCACAATGGAGTTCTCTGCTGTCGACCTGCCACCTGAACAACTTGGGAATAGCAGTTTTCTCATTGTGGAGACGCTGGAAGGAACGCTCGGGATGCTCACTCGAGGCTTTGATGAGGATAGTGATGATGACCGATATTGGCTCACATATTCCATTATGagaaataaccaatggcactttGAGAAGATCATCTGGTTGCCGGTAAAGCGTGCGATTCTGGTTGGTGTCACTGGGGTATACCTGATCATAGAAGCGGTGTACACCACATCTTCACACGATGAGCGGAAGTCTGGATACTTTTCAGTGGACTTGAAGATATTGCAGGTGGAGTTGTTTGCTGCACCTAGCAAACCCATCTATCCTTGTTGA